A stretch of the Tardiphaga sp. 709 genome encodes the following:
- a CDS encoding superoxide dismutase, with translation MTTSASMSRRHLMLAATGIAAAVVAPRLAFAQAAAPATPAAGNAPFILPPLTYPVTAFEPHIDAKTMEIHHDKHHAAYVANMNNFAKDTPVIGEKPLVEVLGNLNSVPDAIRTGVRNNLGGHANHTMFWQIMGPNGGKPEGDVLAAIDRDLGGLEKFQTDFNAAGGRQFGSGWVFVIVDKDGKLSIETRPNQDNPIMDGKRALMGNDVWEHAYYLTYQNRRADYLKAWWNTVNWTKVGERYAAAKAGTLAV, from the coding sequence ATGACGACCTCCGCATCGATGTCTCGACGCCATCTCATGCTCGCTGCGACTGGCATCGCTGCCGCGGTTGTCGCGCCCCGTCTTGCTTTCGCCCAGGCGGCTGCGCCAGCCACCCCCGCTGCCGGCAATGCACCATTCATCCTGCCGCCGCTGACCTATCCGGTCACGGCATTCGAGCCGCATATCGATGCCAAGACGATGGAGATCCATCACGATAAACATCACGCCGCCTACGTTGCCAACATGAACAATTTTGCCAAGGACACCCCGGTGATCGGCGAGAAGCCGCTGGTCGAGGTGCTCGGCAATCTCAACAGCGTGCCTGATGCGATCCGCACCGGCGTGCGCAACAATCTCGGCGGCCATGCCAACCACACCATGTTCTGGCAGATCATGGGCCCGAATGGCGGCAAGCCGGAAGGCGATGTGCTTGCCGCGATTGATCGCGACCTCGGCGGCCTCGAGAAATTCCAGACCGACTTCAATGCCGCCGGCGGCCGTCAGTTCGGCTCTGGCTGGGTGTTCGTGATCGTCGATAAGGACGGCAAGCTGTCGATCGAGACGCGTCCGAATCAGGACAATCCGATCATGGACGGCAAGCGCGCGCTGATGGGCAACGACGTCTGGGAGCACGCTTACTATCTGACCTATCAGAATCGTCGCGCTGATTATCTCAAGGCGTGGTGGAATACGGTCAATTGGACCAAGGTCGGCGAGCGCTATGCGGCGGCAAAGGCCGGCACGCTGGCGGTATAG
- a CDS encoding septation protein A: MTDVLAKNQPHPLFKLATELGPLIVFFVANAKFNLFVATGAFMVAIVAAMIASYVVVKHVPIMALVTAVIVLVFGTLTLVLHDETFIKVKPTIIYGLFAAILGGGLLFGRSFIAIMFDQMFNLTHEGWRALTKRWALFFFAMALLNEAIWRTQSTDFWVAFKAFGVIPLTMVFAVAQMPLIKRYSIEPATLAESAADEGDVRK; the protein is encoded by the coding sequence ATGACTGACGTACTTGCCAAAAACCAGCCGCATCCGCTGTTCAAGCTCGCCACCGAACTCGGCCCGCTGATCGTGTTCTTCGTCGCCAATGCAAAATTCAACCTGTTCGTCGCCACCGGCGCCTTCATGGTGGCGATCGTCGCGGCGATGATCGCGTCTTACGTCGTGGTCAAGCATGTGCCGATCATGGCGCTGGTCACCGCTGTCATCGTGCTGGTGTTCGGTACGCTGACGCTGGTGCTGCATGACGAGACCTTCATCAAGGTCAAGCCGACCATCATCTATGGCCTGTTCGCAGCGATCCTCGGCGGCGGCCTGTTGTTCGGCCGTTCCTTCATCGCCATCATGTTCGACCAGATGTTCAATCTCACGCACGAAGGCTGGCGCGCGCTGACGAAGCGCTGGGCGCTGTTCTTCTTCGCGATGGCGCTTCTGAACGAAGCGATCTGGCGCACCCAGAGCACCGATTTCTGGGTGGCCTTCAAGGCGTTCGGCGTCATCCCGCTGACCATGGTCTTCGCGGTGGCGCAGATGCCGCTGATCAAGCGTTACAGCATCGAGCCGGCGACCCTCGCCGAGAGCGCTGCGGACGAAGGCGATGTGAGGAAGTAA
- the pnp gene encoding polyribonucleotide nucleotidyltransferase, whose translation MFNVHSVEIDWGGRPLKLETGKVARQADGAVIATYGETVVIATVVAAKTAKDGIDFLPLTVDYIEKTYAAGRIPGGYFKREGRPTEKETLVSRLIDRPIRPLFVDGWRNETQIVVTVLSHDMENDPDILALVATSAALTISGAPFQGPIGAARVGFINDEYVLNPTLDEMADTNLDLVVAGTGDAVLMVESEAKELNEDVMLGAVMFGHRHFQPVIKAIIELAEKAAKEPREVKTIDDSEIEKEMLGLVETELRAAYAIPVKQDRYAAVGAVKAKAMAHYFPEGQEPKYDKLRIAGVFKELESKIVRWNILDTKKRIDGRDLTTVRPIVAEVGVLPRAHGSALFTRGETQALVVTTLGTGEDEQYIDSLSGTYKETFLLHYNFPPYSVGETGRMGGTKRREIGHGKLAWRAIHPVLPGHHEFPYTVRVVSEITESNGSSSMASVCGASLALMDAGVPMKRPTAGIAMGLILEGARYAVLSDILGDEDHLGDMDFKVAGTDTGITSLQMDIKIAGITEEIMKVALGQAKEGRIHILGEMSKALNNARAELGEYAPRIETFKIATDKIREVIGTGGKVIREIVEKTGAKVNIEDDGTVKVASSDGESIKAAIKWIKSIASDPELNAIYEGTVVKVMEFGAFVNFFGAKDGLVHISQLAGGRVQKTSDVVKEGDKVKVKLLGFDDRGKTRLSMKAVDQETGEDLEAKQKAAEGATAAE comes from the coding sequence ATGTTTAATGTTCACTCCGTCGAGATCGATTGGGGCGGTCGTCCGCTCAAGCTGGAAACCGGCAAGGTTGCCCGTCAGGCTGACGGCGCCGTCATCGCGACCTATGGCGAGACCGTCGTTATCGCCACCGTCGTCGCCGCGAAGACTGCCAAGGATGGCATCGACTTCCTGCCGCTGACCGTCGATTACATCGAGAAGACCTACGCAGCTGGCCGCATTCCCGGCGGCTACTTCAAGCGCGAAGGTCGTCCGACCGAGAAGGAGACGCTGGTCTCCCGCCTGATTGATCGTCCGATCCGCCCGCTGTTCGTCGATGGCTGGCGCAACGAAACCCAGATCGTCGTTACCGTGCTGTCGCACGACATGGAAAACGATCCGGACATTCTCGCGCTGGTCGCCACCTCGGCTGCCCTGACGATTTCCGGCGCCCCGTTCCAGGGCCCGATCGGTGCAGCCCGCGTCGGTTTCATCAACGATGAATACGTCCTCAACCCGACCCTCGACGAGATGGCCGACACCAATCTCGACCTCGTCGTCGCCGGCACCGGCGATGCCGTGCTGATGGTGGAATCGGAAGCCAAGGAGCTCAACGAAGACGTGATGCTCGGCGCCGTGATGTTCGGTCACCGCCACTTCCAGCCGGTCATCAAGGCGATCATCGAACTCGCCGAGAAGGCCGCCAAGGAGCCGCGCGAGGTCAAGACCATCGATGACAGCGAAATCGAGAAGGAAATGCTCGGTCTCGTCGAAACCGAGCTGCGCGCTGCCTATGCGATCCCTGTGAAGCAGGACCGCTACGCGGCCGTCGGCGCCGTCAAGGCGAAGGCGATGGCGCATTACTTCCCGGAAGGTCAGGAGCCGAAATACGACAAGCTCCGCATCGCCGGCGTTTTCAAGGAACTGGAATCGAAGATCGTTCGCTGGAACATCCTCGACACCAAGAAGCGTATCGATGGCCGCGACCTGACCACGGTTCGTCCGATCGTCGCCGAAGTCGGCGTGCTGCCGCGCGCCCATGGTTCGGCTCTGTTCACCCGCGGTGAAACCCAGGCGCTGGTCGTGACCACGCTTGGCACCGGTGAAGACGAGCAGTACATCGACTCGCTGTCGGGAACGTACAAAGAGACGTTCCTGCTGCACTACAACTTCCCTCCCTACTCGGTCGGCGAGACCGGTCGTATGGGCGGCACCAAGCGTCGCGAAATCGGCCACGGCAAGCTCGCCTGGCGCGCGATCCATCCGGTTCTGCCGGGTCACCACGAGTTCCCGTACACCGTGCGCGTGGTGTCGGAGATCACCGAGTCCAACGGTTCGTCGTCGATGGCATCGGTTTGCGGTGCTTCGCTGGCGCTGATGGATGCGGGCGTTCCGATGAAGCGTCCGACGGCGGGTATCGCCATGGGCCTCATCCTCGAAGGCGCACGCTACGCAGTTCTGTCGGACATCCTGGGTGATGAAGATCACCTCGGCGACATGGACTTCAAGGTGGCTGGTACCGATACCGGCATCACCTCGCTGCAGATGGACATCAAGATCGCCGGTATCACCGAAGAGATCATGAAGGTCGCTCTGGGCCAGGCCAAGGAAGGCCGCATTCACATTCTCGGTGAGATGTCGAAGGCGCTCAACAACGCCCGTGCCGAGCTCGGCGAATACGCGCCGCGCATCGAGACCTTTAAGATCGCCACCGACAAGATCCGTGAAGTGATCGGCACCGGCGGCAAGGTGATCCGCGAGATCGTCGAAAAGACCGGCGCCAAGGTCAACATCGAAGACGACGGCACCGTGAAGGTGGCCTCATCCGATGGTGAGTCGATCAAGGCTGCGATCAAGTGGATCAAGTCGATCGCGTCCGATCCGGAGCTCAACGCGATCTATGAAGGTACCGTGGTCAAGGTCATGGAGTTCGGTGCATTCGTGAACTTCTTCGGCGCCAAGGACGGTCTGGTTCACATCAGCCAGCTCGCCGGCGGCCGCGTGCAGAAGACCTCCGACGTCGTCAAGGAAGGCGACAAGGTCAAGGTCAAGCTGCTCGGCTTCGACGATCGCGGCAAGACGCGTTTGTCGATGAAGGCTGTCGATCAGGAGACCGGCGAAGACCTCGAAGCCAAGCAGAAGGCCGCCGAAGGCGCGACTGCAGCGGAGTAA